GTGGGCTCGACCCTCTACGAGGGCCAGGTCCAGGCTATGGCCGTCGAGGTAATGCTCCACCTGCCCCCGGCGGACGGTCGGGGCCACTGGCAGGAGGAACTGAAGATTGGGTCGCGCCCGGGAGAGCTTTTCGGCAGCCTTCCGCAGGGTCGAGAGCATGTAGCGGATCTCAGCCCGCCGGCTGCCGGGCAGCAAGCCGATCACGGGCCGGGAAGGATCGAGGCCCACCTCGCGTAAGAAGCCGGCCCTGTCGGGGGCGGGTTTCACCAGGTCCAGCAGCGGGTGGCCCACGAACTCGGCCTTGACTTTGCGGGCCCGGTAGAAGTCGGCCTCGAAGGGCAGGACCACGAGGCAGAGGTCCGCGTACCTCCGTAGGAGCCGCACCCGCCACCTTCTCCAGGCCCAAATCTGCGGGGTCACGTAATAGATGACCCGGTGGCCGCGCCGCTTGGCCGAGCGGGCAAGGCGGAGGTTGAACTCGGGAAAATCTATACAGACGACGGCGTCGTAGCGGGTCTTGGCGAGGTGGGAGGACATGCGGCGGTAGGCCCGGACGATACCCCCAAGCTTGTTGTGGGCTTCGACGATCCCCATCGCCCCGAGGTTCCGGCTGTCGACGACGATCTTGACTCCGGCCGCCTCCATCCTGGAGCCGCCCATTCCTTCCACGACAGTCTCGGGCGCCAGGGCGCGGAGCGCCACGGCGAGCTCGGCCCCGT
This Nitrospinota bacterium DNA region includes the following protein-coding sequences:
- the lpxB gene encoding lipid-A-disaccharide synthase is translated as MSGHPPRLCIVAGEESGDTYGAELAVALRALAPETVVEGMGGSRMEAAGVKIVVDSRNLGAMGIVEAHNKLGGIVRAYRRMSSHLAKTRYDAVVCIDFPEFNLRLARSAKRRGHRVIYYVTPQIWAWRRWRVRLLRRYADLCLVVLPFEADFYRARKVKAEFVGHPLLDLVKPAPDRAGFLREVGLDPSRPVIGLLPGSRRAEIRYMLSTLRKAAEKLSRARPNLQFLLPVAPTVRRGQVEHYLDGHSLDLALVEGRAHDVMSSADICLVVSGTATLEAAILGTPMVIIYQGSYSSGLVAKLLLRIPTFGLPNIVAGRTIVPELSQKEASPEAIAREALSILDEPVVRQTMVAELDKVRSLLGDGGATERAARRILEFL